In the Bos javanicus breed banteng chromosome 28, ARS-OSU_banteng_1.0, whole genome shotgun sequence genome, one interval contains:
- the CHCHD1 gene encoding small ribosomal subunit protein mS37, with protein MATPSLRGRLARLGNPRKPILKPNKPLILANHVGERRREKGEATCITEMSIMMACWKQNEFRDEACKKEIRDFFDCASRAEAARKMRSIQEDLGELGSLPPRKLNKLLQRFPNKPHLS; from the exons ATGGCGACGCCAAGCCTCCGGGGTCGGCTAGCACGGCTTGGGAATCCGCGGAAGCCTATACTGAAGCCCAATAAGCCTCTCATCCTAGCTAACCATGTCGGGGAACGGCGCCGGGAGAAGGGCG AGGCGACCTGTATCACGGAGATGTCGATAATGATGGCTTGCTGGAAGCAGAATGAATTCCGCGACGAAGCGTGCAAAAAAGAGATCCGCGACTTCTTCGATTGTGCTTCGAGGGCTGAG GCAGCCCGAAAAATGAGATCAATCCAGGAGGATCTGGGAGAGTTGGGGAGTTTACCTCCCAGGAAGTTGAATAAGCTGTTACAGAGGTTTCCTAACAAGCCTCACCTCAGCTGA